A part of Rhodamnia argentea isolate NSW1041297 chromosome 8, ASM2092103v1, whole genome shotgun sequence genomic DNA contains:
- the LOC115738283 gene encoding trihelix transcription factor PTL-like, translating to MDDQYGLPDLRQLMATRTAQFSSLLHLEPPPPPPRATVHTSFSPSSPPSSSHYEPTVGMLSTALANPNAHNSTHPYAAASAGTPPPPSALTGGFDIFECGSYRSDMIGAAGTSSIGSSRWPRQETLTLLEIRSRLDPKFKEANQKGPLWDEVSRMMSEEHGYNRSGKKCREKFENLYKYYKKTKEGKAGRQDGKNYRFFRQLEAIYGESTTANRKPSSDNSSLVSNISFYPAPNNISSHAIQDQAPQREMSLSFSNSSSHELETASSSENNEEDLSAIAFMMNSGHSSEKKKRLVSESDSSKRSKKGWKGKVKHFVDSQMRDIIEKQEAWMENMLKTIELKEQERVCREMEWKREETARFDCERELWAKQRVWIEARDTALMEALRKFTGQELAILLPPKDLNTAKEEEQSTNSFSEAEMLTLIQLITSLEPGFQECGFSREGFWDVISEKMACLGYNRSAGECQEKWENVKNSFRKITEWNKKQREDFSRSQNLFFHQLHNS from the exons ATGGACGACCAGTACGGACTGCCGGATCTCCGGCAGCTCATGGCCACTCGAACCGCCCAattctcctccctcctccacctCGAACCACCGCCCCCTCCACCTCGAGCCACCGTTCACACCAGCTTCTCGCCTTCTTCTCCACCATCTTCTTCCCACTATGAGCCCACCGTCGGTATGTTGAGCACAGCCCTCGCTAACCCGAACGCTCATAACTCCACCCACCCTTATGCTGCTGCTTCGGCCggcactcctcctcctccttcagctCTAACTGGTGGCTTCGATATATTCGAGTGCGGAAGCTACAGGAGCGACATGATTGGAGCTGCTGGGACAAGCAGCATAGGCAGCAGCAGATGGCCGAGGCAAGAGACGCTCACCCTTCTTGAGATCAGATCTCGCCTCGATCCCAAGTTCAAGGAGGCCAATCAGAAAGGACCCTTGTGGGACGAAGTCTCCAG GATGATGTCTGAGGAACATGGGTACAATAGAAGCGGCAAGAAGTGTCGAGAGAAGTTTGAGAACCTTTACAAGTACTACAAGAAAACTAAGGAAGGCAAAGCTGGAAGGCAGGATGGCAAGAACTACAGGTTCTTTCGCCAACTTGAAGCGATCTATGGAGAATCGACCACCGCTAACAGAAAGCCGTCTTCGGATAATTCATCTCTTGTCTCCAACATTAGTTTCTACCCAGCACCGAACAATATTAGTAGTCATGCAATCCAAGATCAAGCTCCGCAACGCGAGATGAGCCTCAGTTTCTCGAACTCATCATCGCATGAGCTTGAAACGGCCTCTTCCTCAGAAAACAATGAGGAAGATCTCTCGGCGATCGCTTTCATGATGAATAGCGGTCATTCctcagagaagaagaagagattggtaAGCGAGAGCGACAGCTCAAAAAGGAGCAAAAAGGGGTGGAAGGGGAAGGTGAAGCACTTTGTGGATTCACAGATGAGGGACATCATAGAGAAGCAAGAGGCTTGGATGGAGAACATGTTGAAGACCATTGAGCTAAAAGAGCAAGAGAGGGTTTGCAGGGAGATGGAATGGAAGAGGGAAGAGACGGCGCGTTTCGACTGCGAGCGTGAGCTCTGGGCCAAGCAAAGAGTCTGGATCGAGGCTCGAGACACGGCACTCATGGAGGCTCTGAGGAAATTCACAGGGCAAGAACTGGCAATCCTGTTGCCACCGAAGGACCTTAATACCGCAAAGGAAGAAGAGCAAAGCACGAACTCATTCTCGGAGGCCGAGATGTTAACTTTGATTCAACTGATAACGAGCTTGGAACCAGGTTTTCAAGAGTGCGGTTTTTCAAGGGAAGGATTTTGGGACGTAATATCGGAGAAAATGGCATGTTTGGGATATAATCGGAGTGCGGGCGAGTGCCAAGAGAAGTGGGAAAATGTGAAGAATTCTTTCAGGAAGATCACTGAATGGAACAAGAAGCAAAGAGAGGACTTTTCCAGGAGCCAGAATCTATTCTTTCACCAGCTCCACAATTCCTAG